AAGGATCGCGATGTCGACGGTGACGTTCGGGCGCGCTTCGTAGATCGCACCGATCACGCCCATGGGGACGCGGTTCTGGGTCAGTCGGATGCCGTTGGGCAGTACGCGACCGACCACGACGTTGCCGACCGGGTCGTCGAGGTCGATGACCGACCCCACCGACGAGGCGATGGCATCGATGCGATCCTCGTCGAGGCGGAGCCGGTCGAGCAGAGCCTCGCTCATTCCGTTCTCGACGCCGGCGGCGATATCGGCTTCGTTGGCTTTGACGATCCGTGCGGAGTTCTCCCGCAGCGCGTCTGCGATCGCCTGCAGTCCCGCGTCCTTCTCCGCAGTCGACGAGGTCGCCAGATGAGCGGCAGCGCTTTTGGCGTTCCTCACGACTCGGGTGACACCGCGAACCGTCTTCGGGTGAATCTCGGATACAGCGGTCATGTGCTATCTCCCCCCGCTCACATGAGTGAGTACGAGATCATTTCGATGGATGACTTCTTTACGGTAATCATTTCCCAGCCGAGCGCCAAGTTCGTCGGTGGAGTGTCCGAACATCGCGGGAAGCTCGTCGGACGAGAAGTTGGTCATTCCGCGAGCGATGACCTCGCCGTCCGAATTCCTGATCTCGATGGGGTCGCCGGCCTCGAAGTCGCCTGAGACCCCCGACACTCCCGCCGCCAGCAGTGACGTGCCGCGTGAGAGCACGGCGGTCTCGGCTCCCCCGTCGATGGTCACCGAACCGAAGGTCCGCGCGAGGTGGCGCAGCCACAGCAGTCTGGTCCCGCGGCGTTTGTGGGTGACGGAGAACCATGTCCCCACCTGGTCGCCGCCGAGCACCGAGGCGACCTTCTCCGCCGAGGTCAGCACCGCCGGTATGCCGGAATCGGCGACCATGAGAGCGGCTTCGACCTTCGTGGCCATGCCCCCGGTACCGGTGCCGGCAGTCCCGACTCCCCCGATGGCGATGTCGCCGAGGTCGTCGATGCTTGCCACGGTTTCGATCCGCACCGAATCCGGAAGGTTCGGCGGGCCCGAGTACAGGGCATCGATGTCGGAGAGCAGGACCAACGCATCGGCGTGCGAAAGGTGGGCGACGAGGGCGGCCAGCCGATCGTTGTCCCCGAAGCGGATCTCTTCGGTCGCCACGGCGTCGTTCTCGTTGACGATGGGCATCGTGCCCAGGGCCAGGAGCTTGTCGATGGCCCGCTGGGCGTTCTTGTACTGAGTGCGTCTGATCAGGTCGTCCGCCGACAGCAGCACCTGTCCGGGCACCAGGTCGTAACGCCCCAGCGCACGGGTGTAGGCGGCCATGAGCAGACCCTGACCGACACCGGCCGCGGCCTGCTGGGTAGCGAGGTC
The Brevibacterium marinum genome window above contains:
- the proB gene encoding glutamate 5-kinase, with product MIGSHPAASEPASACTDIATARRIVVKVGSSSLTSLDGGLDEAKLIALTDVIGAHRAAGHEVILVSSGAIAAGLEPMGLNKRPRDLATQQAAAGVGQGLLMAAYTRALGRYDLVPGQVLLSADDLIRRTQYKNAQRAIDKLLALGTMPIVNENDAVATEEIRFGDNDRLAALVAHLSHADALVLLSDIDALYSGPPNLPDSVRIETVASIDDLGDIAIGGVGTAGTGTGGMATKVEAALMVADSGIPAVLTSAEKVASVLGGDQVGTWFSVTHKRRGTRLLWLRHLARTFGSVTIDGGAETAVLSRGTSLLAAGVSGVSGDFEAGDPIEIRNSDGEVIARGMTNFSSDELPAMFGHSTDELGARLGNDYRKEVIHRNDLVLTHVSGGR